From a single Intestinibaculum porci genomic region:
- a CDS encoding HAD-IIB family hydrolase → MKILASDFDNTLYFHTGFKAEDLQAIKTFQAAGHKFGVCTGRSYNGIVAPSTNVDIHYDFYICLSGGLILDEDGEVLFEKQFPYAIVKEIYARYPVNVSVVYGNAMYLLNDKNNHFKQSIKALYKKMKNQPKENIRFIDQLDDLKAQQIPSFSFHYRRGEHNQAVNLATYINKTYGDYVNAYVNDIHIDVCAKGCSKGHALKQIGDYYHINKEDLCGIGDNFNDLPLLQAAYDSFTFDYAPIAVQKQANHIVPQLSDAIDELLF, encoded by the coding sequence ATGAAAATACTTGCAAGTGATTTTGACAATACATTATATTTCCACACTGGGTTCAAGGCGGAAGATCTCCAGGCTATTAAGACTTTTCAGGCCGCCGGTCATAAGTTTGGCGTCTGCACCGGCCGTTCTTATAACGGTATTGTGGCACCGAGCACCAATGTCGATATCCATTATGATTTTTATATTTGCTTAAGCGGCGGCCTGATTCTCGATGAAGATGGCGAAGTCCTTTTTGAAAAGCAGTTTCCCTATGCAATCGTCAAAGAGATATATGCTCGTTATCCAGTGAACGTTTCAGTGGTTTATGGCAATGCCATGTATTTGCTCAATGACAAAAACAATCATTTCAAACAAAGCATCAAAGCGCTCTATAAGAAAATGAAGAATCAGCCCAAAGAGAATATCCGCTTCATTGATCAGTTAGATGATCTCAAGGCCCAGCAGATTCCTTCCTTTTCGTTCCATTATCGCCGTGGTGAACATAATCAGGCAGTCAACCTTGCTACCTATATTAATAAGACTTATGGCGACTATGTGAATGCCTATGTCAATGATATCCATATTGATGTCTGCGCTAAAGGCTGCTCAAAGGGTCATGCCCTCAAACAAATTGGTGATTACTACCATATTAATAAGGAAGACTTATGCGGAATTGGTGATAACTTCAATGATCTCCCGCTATTACAGGCCGCTTATGATTCCTTTACTTTTGACTACGCGCCAATCGCTGTGCAAAAGCAGGCTAACCATATCGTGCCGCAGTTGTCTGATGCTATTGATGAATTACTTTTTTAG
- a CDS encoding V-type ATP synthase subunit I yields MAIEKMEMLSLSFSKPHLNSVLDKVKEETSFYPQPARKIVNNVKGVVTIEADSDIKVMLDQVEELAAKISLPLVQGKVTMLNRDYIEKALKDIAEEITAVAHNKEELVKEMEEDEDAYALLDGMSQTSLNLEELMSTTYLTTRIGRIRKRNEDKLDYYKSEMAMFLKLGESKKHIYCLYITPNEHHLMVDNVFSSMGFKDVAIPEFVHGTIEDAKRELQQQIAGMKKYIQVADDKLRTIKELRQEELLKIYSYLAYTQGLEDEKSFVVDYSSRYAIYGFIPSRLAGEMVNHFNGEEVEFKSYPCDIYEDRGIIAPTLTYNPVWAKPFESIAKVKQQDHVDMTLAFAVLYILTFFLLLGDLGLGALLVVLGLLLHKKNGKLLTVLGVATLVGGLAYGNAFYVVDLYHSLIPQGNFIHRFINAALLLVLGTYCINTVKVIYNEKSMVNKVFSMKGIVGIIMALMVAAYLAISIETHIVVNYLPLLVVLVIGVLLIFFKNAIHKKNQN; encoded by the coding sequence ATGGCTATTGAAAAAATGGAAATGCTCTCTTTAAGCTTTAGCAAGCCGCATTTAAATAGCGTCCTTGATAAAGTGAAAGAAGAGACATCATTTTATCCTCAGCCGGCCCGTAAGATTGTCAACAACGTCAAAGGCGTGGTGACGATCGAAGCGGATTCAGATATTAAAGTAATGTTAGATCAGGTAGAAGAATTAGCTGCCAAGATCAGCCTCCCATTAGTTCAGGGCAAAGTCACGATGTTAAATCGTGATTACATTGAAAAAGCTCTGAAAGATATTGCGGAAGAAATTACTGCGGTTGCTCACAACAAAGAAGAGTTAGTCAAGGAAATGGAAGAAGATGAAGATGCTTATGCCTTATTAGATGGGATGAGCCAGACATCTTTAAACTTAGAAGAACTCATGAGTACCACTTATCTGACGACGCGCATTGGCCGCATTCGTAAACGTAATGAGGATAAGTTAGATTATTACAAATCAGAAATGGCAATGTTTCTGAAACTCGGGGAAAGTAAAAAACATATTTATTGTTTATACATCACTCCTAATGAACACCATCTGATGGTCGACAACGTCTTCTCATCAATGGGCTTCAAGGATGTGGCAATTCCGGAATTCGTTCATGGCACGATTGAAGATGCCAAACGTGAATTGCAGCAGCAGATTGCCGGTATGAAGAAATATATTCAGGTTGCTGATGACAAGCTTCGTACCATCAAAGAACTGCGCCAGGAAGAACTATTAAAGATCTATAGTTACTTAGCTTATACGCAGGGCTTGGAGGATGAAAAATCATTCGTTGTGGATTATTCTTCACGTTATGCGATTTATGGTTTTATTCCTTCACGATTAGCAGGGGAAATGGTTAATCACTTCAACGGGGAAGAAGTGGAATTTAAGAGTTATCCTTGCGATATCTACGAAGATCGTGGCATTATCGCACCAACCCTTACCTATAACCCAGTCTGGGCGAAACCTTTTGAATCCATCGCCAAAGTCAAACAGCAGGATCATGTTGATATGACACTGGCTTTTGCCGTGCTTTATATCTTAACCTTCTTCCTGTTACTTGGTGATTTAGGCTTAGGGGCGCTCCTCGTAGTCCTCGGGTTATTATTACATAAGAAAAATGGTAAGCTGTTAACAGTTTTAGGTGTCGCTACCCTTGTTGGCGGCTTAGCCTATGGTAATGCATTCTATGTTGTGGATCTTTATCATTCATTGATTCCTCAGGGGAATTTTATTCATAGATTTATTAATGCAGCGCTCTTACTTGTTTTAGGCACTTACTGCATTAATACCGTCAAAGTCATTTACAATGAGAAATCGATGGTGAACAAAGTATTCTCAATGAAAGGGATCGTCGGCATTATCATGGCGTTAATGGTAGCAGCTTATTTAGCTATCAGTATTGAAACACATATTGTTGTGAACTATCTGCCATTACTTGTTGTTTTAGTGATCGGCGTACTCCTGATTTTCTTTAAGAATGCGATTCATAAGAAAAACCAAAATTAA
- a CDS encoding V0D/AC39 family V-type ATPase subunit, which translates to MNFSTNAVASKAKAMYAHHITDAQYEELLKRRSVNDVMTYLKSETAYAEALEDVKGTNIHRGELEALLDEEAFMKSSKLIHYVPKKDIKFYSLGVTRLEIRLILTKVSLLNSDNHENYDMDLPAYLAKYASFNIYGLLSIDSYPMLCDYLKKTMYYNDLVEHMPTDDDEKVDLNLLEYDLKRTYYHYEVETVKSLFKGQKQKDLLTMIYTSIELENITKIYRLKRYFKVSPEVIKQSLIMEYSRIPRKMMDELIEAKDVKEFLKLLAASPYHLYIDDQEFVYIEYHATKISYHLAKRYMRFSTDPACVYMAFLIVHECEITNLKHIIEGLRYGEDSERIKAMLIY; encoded by the coding sequence ATGAATTTTTCAACCAATGCCGTTGCGTCTAAGGCAAAAGCAATGTATGCGCATCATATAACTGACGCGCAATACGAAGAACTCTTAAAAAGACGCAGTGTGAATGATGTCATGACTTATCTCAAGAGTGAAACAGCTTATGCGGAAGCTCTTGAAGATGTCAAAGGGACCAACATTCACCGTGGAGAACTCGAAGCGCTGCTCGATGAAGAAGCGTTCATGAAGTCCTCAAAACTCATTCATTATGTACCCAAAAAAGACATTAAATTCTATTCATTAGGCGTCACACGGTTAGAAATTCGTCTAATTCTTACAAAAGTAAGCTTGCTTAATAGCGATAACCATGAAAACTATGATATGGATCTTCCTGCTTATTTAGCAAAATATGCATCCTTTAATATTTATGGTTTGTTAAGTATCGACTCCTATCCGATGTTATGTGACTATCTCAAGAAGACGATGTACTATAACGATCTTGTTGAGCATATGCCAACAGATGATGATGAAAAAGTCGATCTGAATTTGTTGGAATATGATTTAAAACGGACATATTATCATTATGAAGTTGAAACCGTAAAATCATTATTTAAAGGTCAGAAACAAAAAGATCTTCTAACGATGATCTATACCAGTATCGAGTTAGAAAATATCACTAAGATCTATCGTTTAAAACGATATTTCAAAGTTTCACCAGAAGTGATCAAACAGTCCTTAATCATGGAATACTCACGTATTCCACGTAAGATGATGGATGAACTGATCGAGGCTAAGGATGTTAAGGAATTTCTGAAGCTATTAGCCGCTTCACCATATCATCTGTATATAGATGATCAGGAATTCGTGTATATTGAATATCACGCTACCAAGATTTCTTATCATCTCGCCAAACGCTACATGCGGTTCTCAACCGATCCAGCATGCGTCTACATGGCTTTTCTGATTGTTCACGAATGCGAAATAACCAATCTGAAACATATTATTGAAGGTCTGCGCTATGGCGAAGACAGTGAACGCATTAAAGCAATGCTGATTTATTAG
- a CDS encoding homoserine dehydrogenase: protein MIIGIVGLGTVGFGTLDILTKEKERLEKEIGEEVVVKYGCALENPGLPEGVIYTTDFHDVLDDESVDVVVELIGGLTFAKTIIMGAIEKGKHVVTANKALLAHDGQEIFTAAKEKGVNVFYEASVGGGIPVVVPAKESLIANNIKKIEGILNGTTNFILTLMETDNLDFKEALAIAQDLGFVEADASLDLDGFDAAHKIAILAMNAFHIFFDFDKIHTTGIRQVTKQDMDYAKKLGYRIKLIAQAEKLDNSIGIDVSPTLVPMSDIVGNVMQAYNVVEITSDYVENVLFYGKGAGRYVTASAVVSDIMKTHNKELWTHDYTYTDAITPIEDSRFYVRSSQPLDIDYEESYSMDDQYIYITTKQNLNALKLQLSGVKYTLLKVRDEK from the coding sequence ATGATTATAGGTATCGTTGGTCTAGGTACAGTTGGTTTTGGTACATTAGATATCCTGACAAAAGAAAAAGAAAGACTTGAAAAAGAAATTGGTGAAGAAGTCGTTGTCAAATACGGCTGCGCCTTAGAAAACCCTGGTCTTCCTGAAGGTGTCATTTATACAACTGATTTCCATGATGTCTTAGATGATGAAAGCGTTGATGTCGTCGTTGAATTAATCGGCGGGTTAACCTTCGCAAAAACAATTATTATGGGAGCCATTGAAAAAGGCAAACATGTCGTAACCGCTAATAAGGCATTGCTTGCTCATGATGGTCAGGAAATCTTTACCGCAGCCAAAGAAAAAGGTGTCAATGTTTTCTATGAAGCATCCGTTGGCGGAGGTATTCCAGTTGTCGTACCGGCAAAAGAAAGCTTAATTGCGAATAATATTAAGAAGATTGAAGGGATCCTCAACGGCACTACAAACTTCATCTTAACCTTAATGGAAACAGATAACTTAGATTTCAAAGAAGCCTTAGCGATCGCGCAGGACTTAGGTTTCGTGGAAGCTGATGCATCCTTAGACTTAGATGGCTTTGATGCCGCGCATAAGATTGCTATTTTAGCAATGAATGCTTTCCATATCTTCTTTGACTTCGATAAGATCCATACCACGGGTATCCGTCAGGTCACAAAACAGGATATGGATTATGCGAAAAAACTTGGTTACCGTATTAAACTGATCGCTCAGGCAGAAAAGTTAGACAATTCGATCGGCATCGATGTGTCACCTACTTTAGTGCCTATGAGTGATATTGTTGGTAATGTTATGCAGGCTTATAACGTTGTTGAAATTACCAGCGACTATGTCGAAAACGTCTTATTCTATGGCAAAGGGGCCGGCCGTTATGTGACTGCCAGCGCTGTCGTATCAGATATCATGAAAACCCATAATAAAGAATTATGGACCCATGATTATACCTATACAGATGCCATTACACCAATTGAAGACTCACGTTTCTATGTCCGCTCTTCTCAGCCATTAGATATTGATTATGAAGAATCTTATTCGATGGATGATCAGTATATCTACATTACTACAAAGCAGAATTTAAATGCTTTAAAATTACAGCTTTCAGGTGTGAAATACACTTTATTAAAAGTCAGAGACGAAAAATAA
- a CDS encoding ATP synthase subunit C, whose amino-acid sequence MLTFILPAIVVVALTLPLVKVFKGKATKEGAKARLGLHVSGVFGAAALTFFLALSNSPVFAAGASITGTMAQGLGFIGAALATGLSALGAGIAVAAAAPAAIGAFSENAENFGKSLIFVALGEGVAIYGLLISILIINNL is encoded by the coding sequence ATGTTAACATTTATTTTACCAGCTATTGTAGTCGTAGCATTAACATTACCTTTAGTAAAGGTCTTCAAAGGAAAAGCAACTAAAGAAGGGGCCAAAGCACGTTTAGGCTTACATGTCTCAGGCGTTTTCGGGGCCGCTGCTTTAACTTTCTTCTTAGCATTATCTAACTCACCAGTTTTCGCTGCCGGCGCTTCTATTACTGGCACAATGGCTCAGGGCTTAGGTTTCATCGGGGCTGCTTTAGCGACTGGTTTATCTGCTCTTGGTGCCGGGATTGCCGTTGCCGCAGCTGCTCCTGCAGCCATCGGTGCTTTCTCTGAAAACGCTGAAAACTTTGGTAAATCCTTAATCTTCGTTGCCTTAGGTGAAGGGGTTGCCATCTACGGTTTATTAATCTCTATCTTAATCATCAATAACTTATAG
- a CDS encoding V-type ATP synthase subunit F codes for MKFYLISDNIDTLTAMRLVGIDGQVVHERQEFLELLDKKMHDKEVAVILVTTKLIELAPDVISELKLKQPEPLITEIPDRHGHSKIGEAIDGYVSEAIGVKL; via the coding sequence ATGAAATTCTACTTGATCAGCGATAACATCGATACCTTAACGGCGATGCGTCTGGTTGGCATAGATGGTCAGGTTGTCCATGAACGCCAGGAGTTCTTAGAACTTCTCGATAAAAAGATGCATGATAAAGAGGTTGCTGTCATTCTCGTGACAACGAAGCTGATCGAATTAGCTCCAGATGTTATTTCTGAACTTAAATTAAAACAGCCTGAACCACTGATTACAGAAATTCCTGATCGTCATGGTCATTCCAAAATTGGGGAAGCCATCGATGGTTACGTTTCTGAAGCCATTGGCGTTAAATTATAA
- a CDS encoding V-type ATP synthase subunit I, whose product MAIAKMKLVEIEFPEDQSDVILSKLVDSEDFHPEPASKFADSVRGLTVLNRPNPYADLLARMDEAKSNLGLTLDDAKSQMLDIAQADALFCDVVDQANKIDKLQKDLQQMINENNEAITQLKNMQDDHLNLDQLFTSHYLQIRYGYMPTMNLDKLKYYDDQVFLFKPFFKDGKYCYCLYMTTETHAPEVDNIFSSLYFERIHIPSFVHGTPKEAIGQLEEENDAAKKNIDKYESRKQKLFADNKADLSTIYATCKENAETSEAQKYVVVFGQQAAIYGFCEDKYAKKLKKEFEVRDDVKVEIKPPMGDSRLTPPTKLKENWFSKPFGMFVEMYGVPAYTDMDPTNFVAISYCILFGIMFGDVGQGAVLILVGFLAWKLKKLRLGLVGTRIGVFSIIFGCLFGSVFGSEEILTPFFMPMKSTNTMPLLLAAIGIGVLLIIISMSFNVYINAKKKNWGEFLFSQNGVAGLAFYICVILLAINALGKLGLPLGTPYIVVGIVLPILLIFLKEPLNRKMQGYKMFPEGFGSFFTEGFFELFDVVLTFITNTMSFLRVGGFVLSHAGMMLVVYTLAEMIGGVGYWITLVLGNAFVMCLEGMIVGIQVLRLEFYEMFSRYYEGNGKPFISMKENLEK is encoded by the coding sequence ATGGCAATAGCAAAAATGAAGCTTGTGGAAATTGAATTTCCAGAAGATCAGAGTGATGTCATCCTATCAAAACTTGTTGATTCGGAAGATTTTCATCCTGAACCTGCTTCAAAGTTTGCCGATAGTGTACGCGGCTTAACAGTGTTAAACCGTCCTAATCCTTATGCGGATTTATTAGCCCGCATGGATGAAGCCAAAAGTAATTTAGGTTTAACATTAGACGATGCCAAGTCTCAAATGCTTGATATCGCTCAGGCGGATGCACTGTTTTGTGATGTTGTCGATCAGGCAAACAAAATTGACAAACTGCAGAAAGATCTGCAGCAGATGATCAATGAAAACAATGAAGCGATCACCCAGTTAAAAAATATGCAGGATGATCACCTCAATTTGGATCAATTGTTCACAAGCCATTACTTACAGATTCGTTATGGTTATATGCCCACAATGAATCTTGACAAACTCAAATATTATGACGATCAGGTGTTCTTATTTAAACCATTCTTCAAGGATGGCAAGTACTGTTACTGTCTGTATATGACGACAGAAACCCATGCACCAGAAGTCGATAATATCTTCTCATCTCTTTATTTTGAAAGAATTCATATTCCTTCTTTCGTTCATGGCACGCCAAAAGAAGCGATTGGCCAGTTAGAAGAAGAAAATGATGCGGCGAAAAAGAATATTGACAAATATGAAAGCCGCAAGCAAAAACTCTTTGCCGATAATAAAGCTGATTTATCAACGATTTATGCGACCTGTAAAGAGAATGCGGAAACCAGTGAAGCGCAGAAATATGTTGTTGTCTTTGGCCAGCAGGCTGCGATTTATGGGTTCTGTGAAGACAAATATGCGAAGAAACTCAAGAAAGAGTTTGAAGTGCGCGATGATGTGAAAGTGGAAATCAAGCCGCCAATGGGCGACTCCCGTTTAACGCCGCCAACCAAGCTGAAAGAGAACTGGTTCTCAAAACCGTTTGGCATGTTCGTGGAAATGTACGGGGTGCCGGCTTATACCGACATGGATCCAACCAACTTCGTAGCCATTTCTTACTGTATCCTGTTCGGGATCATGTTTGGTGATGTCGGCCAGGGGGCTGTCTTAATTCTCGTTGGGTTCTTAGCCTGGAAGTTAAAGAAATTACGTTTAGGTTTAGTCGGGACACGAATCGGGGTCTTCTCGATCATCTTTGGCTGTCTCTTCGGTTCCGTCTTCGGTTCAGAAGAAATCTTAACACCATTCTTTATGCCAATGAAATCAACCAACACGATGCCATTACTGCTCGCCGCAATCGGCATTGGGGTTTTACTGATTATCATTTCGATGTCATTCAATGTTTACATTAATGCGAAAAAGAAGAACTGGGGCGAATTCCTCTTCTCCCAAAACGGGGTTGCTGGTTTAGCCTTCTATATCTGTGTCATTCTTTTAGCCATCAATGCCTTAGGCAAGTTAGGGCTGCCGCTTGGCACACCTTATATCGTAGTCGGCATTGTCTTACCAATCTTACTGATCTTCTTAAAAGAACCATTAAATCGTAAGATGCAGGGCTATAAGATGTTCCCAGAAGGATTTGGTTCCTTCTTTACAGAAGGCTTCTTCGAATTATTCGATGTTGTCTTAACATTTATTACCAACACAATGTCCTTCCTGCGTGTCGGCGGCTTCGTTTTATCCCATGCCGGGATGATGTTAGTTGTCTACACCTTAGCAGAAATGATCGGCGGTGTCGGTTACTGGATCACCTTAGTCTTAGGAAATGCCTTCGTTATGTGTTTGGAAGGTATGATCGTCGGGATCCAGGTCTTACGTCTTGAATTCTATGAAATGTTCTCTCGTTACTATGAAGGTAACGGAAAACCATTTATCAGCATGAAAGAAAATTTAGAAAAATAA
- a CDS encoding helix-turn-helix transcriptional regulator → MGEKMAVIFAIIASSPGKAMAGKDIAKALDAQGKHMDMKTIYKTIREINAFFYPVLQEDMFVPIRKVGWQLRKEYFEDGQLQLLIDAITYNKDLSYNEKQELIDKLTYFSSASQESRLITHVEKDEKPFSLMLNLSVIMKAIATQTNIAFEYVSYEIDENRHPYEVASTHGNHGTTYVVSPYTIVLSNNHYYMIGYFSLRKNSLSMYRIDRMRKVLTRKGAFYDIRDSYDIDDYISRSFNMFVNGVETDLVLHFHKGILREVVSRFGENITIESLSGEWYEAVVTAQSYSRGLLSWLLMLGSQVEVVSPKSIREDIRKEVEKTLKHYK, encoded by the coding sequence ATGGGGGAAAAGATGGCTGTCATCTTTGCGATCATCGCTTCGTCACCTGGCAAAGCGATGGCTGGTAAAGATATCGCCAAAGCCTTGGATGCCCAAGGTAAGCATATGGATATGAAGACAATCTATAAAACAATCAGGGAAATCAATGCCTTCTTTTATCCAGTCTTACAGGAAGATATGTTTGTGCCGATCCGCAAGGTCGGCTGGCAGTTAAGAAAAGAATACTTTGAAGATGGGCAGCTGCAGCTGCTCATCGATGCCATCACTTATAATAAAGACTTATCTTATAATGAAAAGCAGGAACTGATTGATAAGCTCACATACTTTTCATCAGCTTCCCAGGAATCACGCCTGATTACCCATGTGGAAAAAGATGAAAAACCTTTTTCTTTAATGTTAAACTTATCCGTCATTATGAAGGCCATTGCGACCCAGACGAATATTGCCTTTGAGTATGTCAGTTATGAGATTGATGAGAATCGCCATCCTTATGAAGTGGCTTCTACGCATGGCAATCATGGCACAACATATGTTGTTTCGCCCTATACGATTGTCTTATCCAATAACCATTATTATATGATTGGTTACTTCTCATTACGTAAAAATTCCTTATCAATGTATCGGATCGATCGCATGCGCAAGGTCTTAACCCGCAAAGGCGCTTTCTATGATATTCGTGATTCTTATGATATTGATGACTATATCAGCCGCAGTTTCAATATGTTTGTCAATGGGGTGGAGACCGATTTAGTCTTACATTTCCATAAAGGTATTTTACGAGAAGTCGTTTCACGCTTTGGTGAAAATATCACTATTGAAAGCTTAAGCGGAGAATGGTATGAAGCGGTGGTTACAGCACAAAGTTATTCTCGCGGTTTATTAAGCTGGTTACTTATGTTAGGCTCTCAGGTTGAAGTCGTTTCACCAAAGAGTATCCGTGAGGATATTCGCAAAGAAGTCGAGAAAACCTTAAAACATTACAAATGA
- the asd gene encoding aspartate-semialdehyde dehydrogenase — protein MSEKLRVGILGATGMVGQRFIALLENHPWFEVTTVAASPRSAGKTYEEAVSGRWKMDTPIPAAVKDLVCYNVNDVEEVASQVDFVFSAVDMSKDEIKKIEEAYAKTETPVVSNNSAHRWTPDVPMIIPEINPDATDVIQYQKERLGTKRGFVAVKPNCSIQSYTPVLTAWKEFEPYEVVVTTYQAISGAGKNFKEWPEMVGNIIPYIGGEEEKSEREPLRVWGHVDHEKKEIVPLGEDTITITSQCIRVPVLYGHTAAVFVKFRKNPTKQQLIDAMTSFSGEPQRLGLPNAPKQFIQYLEDDNRPQVTLDVNYENGFGVSVGRLREDKVYDWKFVGLSHNTIRGAAGGGVLCAELLKAKGFITKK, from the coding sequence ATGAGCGAAAAATTACGAGTCGGTATTCTTGGCGCTACTGGTATGGTAGGCCAGAGATTCATTGCATTATTAGAAAATCACCCTTGGTTTGAAGTGACAACCGTTGCTGCCAGCCCAAGAAGTGCGGGGAAAACTTATGAAGAAGCAGTCAGCGGACGCTGGAAGATGGATACCCCTATTCCAGCCGCAGTCAAAGATCTTGTTTGTTACAACGTTAATGACGTTGAAGAAGTCGCAAGTCAGGTTGACTTTGTTTTCTCAGCAGTTGATATGAGTAAAGATGAAATCAAGAAAATTGAAGAAGCGTATGCGAAGACAGAAACACCTGTTGTTTCTAACAACTCCGCCCATCGCTGGACCCCTGATGTTCCAATGATTATTCCTGAAATCAACCCAGACGCAACTGATGTTATTCAGTATCAGAAGGAACGTTTAGGCACTAAACGTGGATTCGTAGCTGTTAAACCTAACTGCTCTATTCAGTCTTATACACCAGTCTTAACAGCCTGGAAAGAATTCGAACCTTACGAAGTTGTTGTAACGACTTATCAGGCTATTTCCGGGGCTGGTAAAAACTTTAAGGAATGGCCAGAAATGGTTGGCAATATTATTCCTTATATCGGCGGTGAAGAAGAAAAATCAGAACGTGAACCATTACGTGTATGGGGTCATGTCGATCATGAAAAGAAAGAAATTGTTCCACTTGGTGAAGATACCATTACCATTACTTCACAGTGTATCCGTGTCCCAGTATTATATGGCCACACGGCTGCGGTCTTCGTAAAATTCAGAAAGAATCCTACAAAACAGCAGTTAATTGATGCGATGACATCATTCTCTGGTGAACCACAGCGCTTAGGTTTACCTAATGCCCCAAAACAGTTCATCCAGTACTTAGAAGATGATAATCGTCCACAGGTTACCTTAGATGTTAACTATGAAAATGGCTTCGGTGTTTCCGTTGGTCGTTTAAGAGAAGATAAGGTTTATGACTGGAAATTCGTCGGCTTATCTCATAACACCATCCGTGGCGCAGCTGGTGGCGGCGTCTTATGTGCTGAATTATTAAAAGCTAAAGGCTTCATCACTAAAAAATAA
- a CDS encoding cation diffusion facilitator family transporter, whose amino-acid sequence MQNRDAIIIQTSIIGILTNIALAAFKAFVGVISHSIAITMDAVNNLSDALSSVITIVGTKLANKAPDAKHPMGYGRVEYLSATIISCIVLYAGITAFVESIKSIFHPSSPDYKTIALVIVSVGVVVKVLLGLFVKKRGQKVNSNSLIASGEDALNDAIISVTTLVAAIIYIFFHISLEAYLGAIIAAIIIKSGIDLLKDTLSQILGERIDSHLSKEIKETINSFDGVNGSYDLVLNSYGVDRFLGSVHIEVLDTMTARDIDELSRKISHTIYEKYHVLLTGIGVYSINTLNNHIKEMEDKIHDCVMGHDHVLQMHGFYVNEEEKTIQFDIIIDFDAEDRPALFNHIHGDVEELYPDYRIIMAMDSDISD is encoded by the coding sequence ATGCAAAATCGTGATGCGATTATTATTCAAACAAGTATTATTGGTATTCTTACAAATATTGCTTTAGCGGCTTTTAAAGCTTTTGTCGGCGTGATTTCTCATTCGATTGCTATTACTATGGATGCAGTGAATAACTTATCAGATGCCTTATCGAGTGTGATTACTATTGTCGGAACGAAACTCGCGAATAAAGCGCCTGATGCGAAACATCCAATGGGTTATGGACGTGTTGAATATTTATCAGCTACTATTATTTCCTGTATCGTTCTCTATGCTGGTATTACTGCCTTTGTGGAATCAATCAAAAGTATTTTCCATCCAAGCAGCCCAGACTATAAAACTATTGCTTTAGTCATTGTCAGTGTTGGGGTCGTTGTAAAAGTACTTTTAGGGTTATTTGTAAAAAAGAGAGGTCAGAAAGTGAATTCTAATTCCTTAATTGCCTCTGGAGAAGATGCTTTAAATGATGCCATTATCTCTGTAACGACTTTAGTAGCGGCGATCATCTATATCTTCTTCCATATTTCTTTGGAAGCTTATTTAGGGGCGATTATTGCGGCGATCATCATTAAGAGTGGTATTGATTTGTTGAAAGATACCTTATCACAGATTTTAGGGGAACGTATTGATTCACACTTATCGAAAGAAATCAAGGAAACGATTAATAGCTTTGATGGTGTCAATGGCAGTTATGACTTAGTCTTAAACAGTTATGGTGTTGATCGTTTCTTAGGGAGTGTTCATATTGAAGTTCTTGATACGATGACCGCCCGTGATATTGATGAATTATCACGTAAGATTTCCCACACTATTTATGAAAAATATCATGTGCTCTTAACGGGGATTGGAGTTTATTCAATCAATACCCTTAACAATCATATCAAAGAGATGGAAGATAAGATTCATGACTGTGTGATGGGGCATGATCATGTATTACAGATGCATGGGTTCTATGTCAATGAAGAAGAAAAAACGATTCAGTTTGATATTATCATCGACTTTGATGCCGAGGACAGACCGGCTTTATTCAATCATATCCATGGTGATGTCGAAGAGTTATATCCTGATTACCGCATTATTATGGCGATGGATAGTGATATTTCAGACTAA